A stretch of the Rhinoderma darwinii isolate aRhiDar2 chromosome 3, aRhiDar2.hap1, whole genome shotgun sequence genome encodes the following:
- the LOC142750457 gene encoding uncharacterized protein LOC142750457, with the protein MDPSRVDLQFKENMLLPECSKLQQWGYPDSEGYSSLSPTSSVDSFNFSPPYQSCSFAEDNYNSIQTSSPKDEVLQNRQTTSPAKKSHQRNSTISHQRHTASEREKMRMRNISTALQNLRRYLPPAVAPVGKNLTKIETLRLTIRYIAHLSDVLGLDDETLMKRREESLRRSMCPVGLSCCQGNMHDLCSAARTQLPETIPQYSTSPRIFPETASPTGMDTYPSSAEVYSPQFIDQGLPEETFSSCAMSSSPLHLSTVSNLKPFPSQPPVSPDLGFCQDMIDDMWDELENKKLCSTFQTEHVQLPNFC; encoded by the exons ATGGATCCCTCTCGTGTAGACTTGCAATTCAAGGAGAATATGTTACTCCCAGAGTGCAGCAAACTTCAGCAATGGGGGTACCCGGATTCTGAAGGCTACAGCAGCCTTTCACCAACATCCTCTGTTGACTCCTTCAACTTTTCACCTCCATATCAGTCCTGCAGCTTTGCTGAAGATAACTATAACAGCATTCAAACATCTTCACCCAAGGACGAAGTTCTGCAAAACAGACAGACAACATCACCAGCAAAGAAGAGCCACCAAAGAAACAGTACCATTTCTCATCAACGACACACTGCTAGTGAGAGAGAGAAGATGAGAATGAGGAATATCTCCACTGCTCTCCAGAACCTGAGAAGATACCTTCCACCAGCGGTGGCACCAGTTGGTAAAAACCTGACAAAAATTGAGACACTGCGCCTGACAATCCGCTATATCGCACATCTCTCTGATGTTCTTGGCCTAGATGATGAGACCCTGATGAAAAGAAGGGAAGAAAGCCTCAGAAGATCTATGTGTCCAGTTGGCCTTAGCTGCTGTCAAGGCAATATGCATGACCTCTGTTCAGCTGCAAGAACACAGTTGCCAGAGACCATTCCTCAGTACTCAACTTCTCCAAGAATATTTCCAGAGACGGCAAGCCCTACTGGCATGGACACTTACCCGTCCTCAGCAGAGGTGTATTCTCCTCAATTCATAGATCAAGGACTACCTGAAGAGACATTCTCATCATGTGCCATGAGCTCTTCACCACTACATTTATCCACAGTATCAAACTTGAAACCATTCCCATCACAGCCACCAGTTTCTCCAGACCTGGGGTTTTGTCAG GATATGATTGATGACATGTGGGACGagcttgaaaataaaaaactctGTTCAACTTTCCAGACAGAACATGTCCAACTACCAAATTTCTGCTAA